In Coriobacteriia bacterium, the following are encoded in one genomic region:
- a CDS encoding DUF697 domain-containing protein gives MTGPEDQRASQLRSRLPFVAGAVCVAALVALGLLSGLLDIGDRLTRANIVLGVLYYVLLVALVALGIVWPIARVASRPVFALWRLRDEQGRAKMRWCRRLAANLRENVTLGDEQRTRLDAALQAGEACDEQLIALYREVCVPRMDVRIKKAALSACAATAISQTAVADALSMLALNANLVRSIVEECGFRPTTPQLARVYVRVLGAGLLAGGIEELDLEELLPAVLGQATAKLPGVLVASTTQGIVNAFTTYRIGVITKRYLLEEEGPSTAAQARSASYGEALSLMKETGFYGEAMRMVGEKAGQVRDAAWESVKSSVKATTDSWVGRAASVFARRKVEPGEPASDGASDPTNGSPTVIR, from the coding sequence ATGACAGGCCCAGAGGACCAGCGCGCATCCCAGCTGCGCTCCCGTCTCCCCTTTGTCGCGGGCGCCGTCTGTGTTGCCGCCCTCGTGGCGCTGGGCCTGCTGAGCGGCCTGCTCGACATCGGCGACCGACTCACACGGGCGAACATCGTGCTCGGTGTCTTGTACTACGTCCTGCTCGTCGCCCTAGTGGCGCTCGGCATCGTCTGGCCGATCGCTCGCGTCGCGTCCCGGCCGGTGTTCGCGCTCTGGCGCCTGCGCGACGAGCAAGGCCGCGCCAAGATGCGCTGGTGCCGCCGACTCGCTGCCAACCTGCGCGAGAACGTGACGCTCGGCGACGAGCAGCGCACCCGACTTGACGCGGCACTGCAGGCGGGGGAGGCCTGTGACGAACAGCTTATCGCCCTATATCGCGAAGTTTGCGTGCCGCGCATGGACGTGCGCATCAAGAAGGCGGCTCTGAGTGCATGCGCCGCCACGGCCATCTCGCAGACGGCCGTGGCCGACGCGCTGTCCATGCTTGCTCTCAACGCCAACCTCGTGCGTTCCATCGTTGAAGAGTGCGGCTTTCGCCCGACGACACCGCAGCTTGCGCGCGTGTACGTGCGCGTGCTTGGGGCGGGGCTGCTCGCTGGCGGCATAGAGGAGCTTGACCTCGAGGAGCTGCTCCCTGCCGTGCTCGGCCAGGCGACGGCAAAGCTCCCGGGCGTGCTCGTCGCCTCGACGACGCAGGGTATCGTCAACGCGTTCACGACGTACCGCATCGGCGTCATCACAAAGCGCTACCTGCTTGAAGAGGAGGGCCCGAGCACGGCCGCCCAGGCTCGCAGCGCGTCGTATGGCGAGGCGCTGTCGCTCATGAAGGAGACGGGCTTTTACGGCGAGGCCATGCGCATGGTGGGCGAGAAGGCCGGTCAGGTTCGTGACGCTGCCTGGGAGTCCGTGAAGTCCTCTGTTAAGGCAACGACGGATTCCTGGGTTGGCCGTGCTGCCTCAGTGTTCGCACGGCGCAAGGTCGAGCCTGGCGAGCCCGCCTCTGACGGCGCGTCCGATCCTACGAACGGCTCACCGACGGTCATTCGCTAA